The Allorhodopirellula heiligendammensis genome includes a window with the following:
- a CDS encoding LOG family protein — protein sequence MNRLPDPSPSHGGSRPDKKSGLSAEEETQEEIDRLPSEAIGEDELNRPQPADEPISGIDSQDLFKLMRNTINRLEKDETARGDIKILSRTLRELRYAFQVFRPYRRRRKVTVFGSARTAPDHPGYQAAVDLGRRMAAHGWMIITGAGGGIMEAGLKGAGRDASMGLNIMLPFEQGANQYIDNDPKLVTMKYFFTRKLMFVKECSGVVCLPGGFGTLDEACETLTLIQTGKQTMIPLVLLDHPEGSYWSDVGKFFEKQLLGNGMISPEDRALYKVTNSVDEAVNELLTFYNVYHSMRYVRDELVLRLRTSLSDEHMEHLQIEFADILVSGKFELRGPLPEESGEKELAAYPRLVFRFNRRALGRLRMLIDDINGRPETSTLPTSSR from the coding sequence ATGAATCGCTTGCCAGACCCATCTCCCTCCCACGGCGGATCCAGGCCGGACAAAAAGAGTGGTCTCTCTGCGGAAGAGGAGACCCAGGAGGAGATTGATCGCTTGCCGAGTGAGGCGATTGGCGAGGACGAGCTCAACCGCCCCCAACCGGCGGACGAGCCGATCTCGGGGATCGATTCGCAAGACTTGTTCAAGCTCATGCGGAACACGATCAATCGGCTTGAGAAAGACGAAACGGCTCGCGGCGACATCAAAATTCTCTCGCGCACCCTCCGTGAGCTGCGTTATGCCTTCCAAGTGTTTCGTCCCTATCGGCGGCGGCGGAAAGTCACGGTATTTGGCTCCGCCCGCACCGCGCCTGATCACCCCGGCTATCAAGCTGCCGTTGATCTCGGCCGCCGGATGGCCGCACACGGTTGGATGATCATCACAGGTGCCGGTGGCGGTATCATGGAAGCTGGGCTCAAAGGTGCCGGACGCGATGCCTCGATGGGGCTGAATATCATGTTGCCGTTCGAACAGGGAGCCAACCAGTACATCGACAACGACCCAAAACTCGTGACGATGAAGTACTTTTTCACTCGCAAATTGATGTTCGTCAAAGAATGCAGCGGTGTGGTTTGCTTGCCCGGCGGCTTCGGGACACTCGATGAAGCCTGTGAAACACTGACGCTCATCCAAACCGGCAAACAAACAATGATCCCACTGGTGTTGTTGGATCATCCCGAAGGCAGTTACTGGAGTGACGTTGGGAAGTTTTTTGAAAAGCAGCTGTTGGGCAACGGGATGATCAGCCCAGAGGATCGAGCGCTGTACAAAGTGACCAACTCGGTCGACGAAGCGGTCAATGAATTGCTGACGTTCTACAATGTCTATCACTCGATGCGGTATGTCCGCGATGAATTGGTGCTCCGCTTGCGAACCTCCTTGAGTGATGAGCATATGGAGCACCTGCAAATTGAATTCGCTGACATTCTTGTCTCAGGGAAGTTTGAACTGCGTGGACCCCTGCCCGAGGAGTCCGGCGAGAAAGAGCTCGCCGCCTATCCTCGGTTGGTCTTCCGCTTCAATCGCCGAGCGCTCGGGCGGCTGAGGATGCTTATCGATGACATCAATGGGCGGCCCGAAACCAGTACTCTGCCAACTTCTTCTCGCTAA
- the ygfZ gene encoding CAF17-like 4Fe-4S cluster assembly/insertion protein YgfZ: MSINSTNTPLLLRLPSLSVLDLVGKDAAAILHNLTTNEIKSLEIGGPGVETFVTNVKGKCIGHVMAFRSEQGYRLIGAPGQSEAIAAQMDRYTIREEAEPQIVDDNVHAYLVVGSLAGEELGFQDLGDQAGSLPTYRVPWVDTPQGRRGLLLLAPTTTSLSGADIAGKLLLNAIVDKAEKDPQIERDQAMEVFHDLRVTAGYPWYGTDFNDSHLPQEVNRETETISFTKGCYLGQETIARLDALGQVQKKLVLWSSEDLTGEPLPAVDTKLFAGGEKAVGRLTSVARELPWGGTSDHVETREGARGGRVLALGFARRSHFEVGSEASGAVADKTFVARVERT; encoded by the coding sequence ATGAGCATCAACTCCACCAACACCCCTCTGTTGTTACGATTGCCATCGCTGAGTGTGCTCGATCTCGTGGGCAAAGACGCCGCGGCGATCCTGCATAATTTGACGACCAACGAGATTAAATCGCTGGAAATTGGCGGGCCCGGGGTCGAAACCTTTGTCACCAATGTGAAAGGGAAATGCATCGGGCATGTTATGGCGTTTCGGTCCGAGCAGGGATACCGTTTGATCGGAGCGCCCGGCCAGTCCGAGGCCATCGCTGCCCAAATGGATCGTTACACCATCCGCGAAGAAGCTGAGCCGCAGATTGTCGATGACAACGTCCACGCGTACTTGGTCGTCGGCAGTCTGGCCGGCGAGGAACTCGGGTTTCAAGACTTGGGTGATCAGGCCGGGAGCCTGCCAACCTATCGTGTTCCGTGGGTCGATACGCCCCAGGGCAGACGCGGACTATTGCTCTTGGCGCCCACGACGACGAGCCTGTCAGGGGCAGACATCGCTGGCAAATTGCTCCTAAACGCGATCGTGGACAAGGCTGAAAAGGACCCGCAAATCGAGCGTGACCAGGCAATGGAAGTGTTTCATGATTTGCGAGTGACGGCTGGGTATCCCTGGTACGGAACCGATTTCAATGACTCGCATTTGCCTCAGGAAGTCAACCGCGAAACCGAAACCATCTCCTTCACCAAGGGTTGTTATCTTGGTCAAGAAACGATCGCTCGCTTGGATGCGCTCGGTCAAGTTCAAAAAAAGTTGGTGCTGTGGTCCAGCGAGGATTTGACCGGCGAACCGCTGCCAGCGGTCGATACGAAGCTGTTTGCCGGCGGCGAGAAAGCTGTGGGGCGGCTAACCAGTGTGGCCCGCGAGCTGCCCTGGGGCGGCACGAGCGATCATGTAGAGACACGCGAGGGGGCACGGGGAGGCCGTGTGCTAGCATTGGGGTTTGCCCGTCGCAGCCATTTCGAGGTGGGGAGCGAAGCGAGTGGCGCGGTCGCTGACAAGACGTTCGTTGCGAGAGTCGAGAGAACATAA
- a CDS encoding ECF-type sigma factor, with protein MSTELSLEEFAGLLDDVRGGDEQATTILWERYFHPLVRLAGARLPKNLRRTSDEEDIALSAFHSFIAGVRRDQFPDLAGPDNLWGLLITLTSRKVHAHLRRQTRQKRGGGNVRGESVFLDAKGELAAGGLEQMGVHGGGEDAMRPDVRAELAEACEQLLDDLPDAQLREIAVMRMDGYLVDEIAERLEISKRAVERRLQLIRKTWSEQRQSAEDNDGT; from the coding sequence ATGTCCACGGAACTATCACTCGAAGAGTTCGCGGGTTTACTAGACGACGTTCGCGGCGGAGACGAGCAGGCGACAACCATTTTGTGGGAACGCTATTTCCATCCGCTCGTGCGTTTGGCTGGCGCAAGACTCCCTAAAAACCTGCGACGCACCAGTGACGAAGAGGATATTGCCTTGTCGGCGTTCCATAGTTTCATCGCCGGCGTGCGACGCGATCAATTTCCGGACCTAGCGGGTCCCGACAACTTGTGGGGATTGCTGATTACATTGACCAGCCGCAAGGTGCACGCGCATTTACGTCGTCAAACCCGCCAAAAACGCGGTGGTGGCAATGTGCGCGGTGAGTCCGTTTTCCTTGACGCCAAGGGTGAACTGGCTGCCGGTGGTTTGGAACAAATGGGCGTCCATGGTGGTGGCGAGGATGCCATGCGTCCCGATGTACGGGCGGAGTTGGCCGAAGCCTGTGAGCAATTGCTCGATGACCTGCCTGATGCTCAACTCCGAGAAATTGCCGTAATGCGAATGGATGGATATCTCGTCGACGAAATCGCAGAACGCTTGGAAATCAGCAAACGGGCTGTCGAGAGACGCCTTCAGTTGATTCGCAAGACGTGGTCCGAACAGCGTCAATCCGCCGAGGACAATGATGGAACTTAG
- a CDS encoding serine/threonine-protein kinase, with the protein MMELSDLPARELARLDAICLEFESRLRESLHGGHGCQQVTDEIDILVENYGGDHTVLLRRELDAITQEVQREQEAKVRRSQSRQVRSHQSTVPLVAGDEPTHAALTHVLDRVPDSTKETIPLPTMGDRIGPYIITSVLGRGGMGIVYRATDTRLERSVAIKMLSVHGRQSQSLIERFQREAKAVAGLTHPHIVELFDIGVFDGMPYVVMEHLRGETLLQRIRTERIADDPISTEQVRNWGIQLADALVTAHGQGVIHRDIKPENVMVMDRPRSQRAGDRDKRSVSESDSSLKLFDFGLSRVGSSRFENETEQSSESSVDLAELLSDGDSSTRFGMILGTPGYMAPEQARGGVITPAADIFSLGCVLYEAMCFQPAFSGETATQRFAAVLEKQPSVDSLALRDDPALSDLILAMLAKEPASRPVAADVLATLQAGVSPTGTSGSTKSDSVVISRRRLIEMVGGAVAGGAIGATFLPPLHGDELRSIRSIAVLRFQPGGAHEGTDENRQLVDRQLDQADLLSGMLANELSRLKGITVPKYDSITAAEPQEFREVAKRLEVDALISGTFTTTPLAPEWGETDESEKLAVNVEIVSGTTGKLINGFVVSAAAGDNLIEQAGLAQKIAEEVGFELALRDERSNPADPDAFTCLIKGRTQSNPDTVKAMETALACFEHAVSVDDTYPDGQGGVALTAISLAARVNDQRASELIARSQKATERALALAPDNLDALLAQAMLDYQVLADFDRAAYILAALTRKELNQWQVYQQAAWLSMISSQHTQALDFMRRAVNLHPTSLFVKSEWARAEWFRNNTLRASDAAADLLALAKIAKEDDMVARGLLIDIYEQADDHAAAARLDAKLNWKPTQSAAAYYTARQQRIGELPYGPFGPTLNAAIVQLRHPQPDSDESHEQILSRLISAQLPMLPLVLCTHHATKPLRQLEQALETYSVLRFT; encoded by the coding sequence ATGATGGAACTTAGTGATTTACCCGCCCGTGAACTGGCGCGGCTCGATGCGATTTGTCTCGAGTTTGAATCTCGGCTGCGGGAGTCACTGCACGGGGGTCATGGTTGCCAGCAGGTCACCGACGAAATCGATATCCTCGTTGAGAATTACGGCGGTGATCACACCGTGCTGCTACGCCGCGAGCTCGATGCGATTACGCAAGAGGTGCAGCGGGAGCAAGAAGCCAAAGTGCGGCGCAGTCAATCACGGCAGGTGAGATCCCACCAAAGCACCGTGCCCCTCGTCGCCGGCGATGAGCCGACCCATGCGGCCCTCACACATGTGCTCGACAGAGTTCCAGATTCCACAAAGGAAACCATCCCTCTGCCGACGATGGGTGATCGGATTGGACCCTACATCATCACGAGCGTACTCGGTCGCGGTGGGATGGGGATCGTCTATCGGGCCACGGACACCCGGTTGGAACGCAGCGTTGCAATCAAAATGTTGTCGGTCCACGGCCGTCAGTCACAGTCCTTGATCGAACGGTTTCAACGCGAGGCCAAAGCAGTTGCCGGGCTAACGCACCCGCATATCGTCGAATTATTCGATATTGGGGTGTTCGACGGGATGCCATATGTTGTGATGGAGCACCTCCGCGGGGAAACACTGCTCCAGCGGATCCGCACCGAGCGAATTGCGGACGATCCTATCTCGACCGAGCAAGTCCGTAATTGGGGGATTCAGTTAGCCGATGCGCTGGTAACTGCCCACGGCCAAGGCGTGATCCACCGAGATATCAAGCCGGAAAACGTGATGGTGATGGACCGACCTCGCTCGCAACGAGCTGGTGATAGGGACAAGCGAAGCGTTAGCGAGAGCGATTCCAGTTTAAAACTATTTGATTTTGGACTCTCCCGGGTCGGTTCGAGCCGATTTGAGAACGAAACGGAGCAGTCGAGCGAGTCGAGCGTCGATCTGGCTGAGTTGTTGTCCGACGGCGATTCGTCGACTCGCTTCGGAATGATTCTAGGGACGCCGGGATACATGGCGCCCGAACAGGCACGCGGTGGCGTGATCACGCCTGCAGCAGACATTTTTTCCCTTGGCTGCGTGTTGTACGAAGCCATGTGTTTTCAACCTGCATTCTCCGGTGAAACGGCGACACAGCGGTTTGCAGCTGTGTTGGAAAAACAACCGTCCGTCGATTCGTTGGCTCTGCGTGACGATCCGGCCCTGTCCGATCTTATCCTGGCGATGCTGGCCAAGGAGCCGGCATCTCGGCCGGTCGCCGCCGATGTGCTGGCGACTTTGCAAGCGGGTGTGTCCCCCACCGGTACTTCCGGCTCCACGAAGAGCGATTCTGTCGTGATCAGCCGGCGGCGACTGATTGAAATGGTCGGCGGTGCCGTTGCTGGAGGCGCGATCGGTGCCACCTTCTTGCCGCCACTCCACGGCGACGAGCTACGATCAATTCGCTCGATCGCCGTGCTGCGTTTTCAGCCCGGCGGTGCGCATGAGGGCACCGACGAGAACCGCCAACTGGTCGATCGCCAACTGGATCAAGCCGATCTCCTCTCCGGTATGCTCGCCAATGAACTCTCGCGTCTCAAAGGTATCACGGTTCCTAAGTACGACTCGATAACAGCAGCGGAACCGCAGGAATTTCGCGAAGTGGCGAAACGGCTCGAGGTCGACGCGTTGATTTCAGGGACCTTCACCACAACTCCACTAGCGCCGGAGTGGGGAGAAACCGATGAGTCCGAGAAACTCGCAGTGAACGTCGAGATTGTTTCGGGGACGACCGGAAAATTAATTAACGGCTTTGTCGTTTCGGCTGCTGCTGGGGACAACCTGATCGAGCAAGCCGGCCTCGCCCAGAAAATCGCAGAAGAGGTCGGATTTGAATTGGCACTCCGCGATGAACGCTCCAATCCCGCGGATCCTGATGCATTTACCTGTTTGATCAAGGGCCGCACGCAGTCGAATCCCGACACGGTGAAAGCGATGGAGACGGCATTGGCATGCTTTGAACATGCCGTCTCGGTAGATGATACCTATCCGGATGGGCAGGGCGGCGTTGCCTTGACCGCGATTAGCCTCGCCGCTCGCGTCAATGATCAGCGCGCCTCCGAACTGATCGCTCGAAGCCAAAAGGCAACCGAGCGGGCGCTGGCGTTGGCACCGGATAATCTTGATGCACTGTTAGCCCAAGCCATGTTGGACTATCAAGTCCTCGCTGATTTTGACCGCGCTGCATACATCCTCGCTGCACTTACTCGCAAAGAGCTAAACCAGTGGCAGGTCTACCAACAAGCCGCCTGGTTGAGCATGATCAGCTCCCAACATACTCAGGCATTGGATTTCATGCGGCGAGCCGTCAACTTGCATCCCACTTCCTTGTTTGTGAAATCCGAATGGGCTCGTGCAGAGTGGTTTCGAAACAATACCCTCCGCGCAAGCGATGCAGCAGCGGATTTATTAGCCTTGGCAAAGATTGCCAAAGAAGACGACATGGTTGCCCGCGGCTTGTTGATTGATATTTATGAACAAGCTGATGACCACGCCGCTGCTGCACGTCTTGACGCGAAACTGAATTGGAAACCCACGCAAAGCGCGGCGGCATACTACACCGCTCGCCAACAGCGGATCGGCGAACTGCCCTATGGTCCCTTCGGCCCGACGCTCAATGCTGCTATCGTGCAGCTCCGCCATCCCCAGCCCGACAGTGACGAATCGCACGAACAGATTCTATCGAGACTGATCTCCGCCCAGCTTCCCATGCTGCCGTTGGTACTGTGCACACATCACGCGACGAAGCCGCTGAGGCAACTCGAGCAAGCCCTTGAGACCTACAGCGTTCTGCGGTTCACTTAA
- a CDS encoding OmpA/MotB family protein, translating into MFGLSALSFAMLAGCSQNPYLATGGGTSVWQAPPTGNQLTAVQSQVAELNRRVQLLDDNNRQLTTQLAQSEQQAQVYRDELKLVRNQLADTAQQYEAARIAANNAQSSARNYQASAQLRGGATIRANTNLTQQAGRLQLGNLQVQPDGEVIRVIVPSDQLFAPGTAQLQPQSSAVLDPVAAQLRSVFPRQRIGIEGYTDNSPMYGGAVGSPHQLTSAQASAVLDLLTRRNGMPTDQLFIVSQGANNPRGDNSSPAGRATNRRIELVIYPETF; encoded by the coding sequence ATGTTCGGACTCTCTGCGCTGTCATTTGCCATGCTCGCAGGATGCAGTCAAAACCCCTATCTGGCCACCGGTGGTGGAACATCGGTTTGGCAGGCACCGCCCACAGGGAATCAATTAACGGCTGTGCAATCGCAGGTCGCGGAATTGAATCGGCGTGTTCAGTTACTCGACGACAACAATCGGCAGTTGACGACGCAGTTAGCGCAGAGCGAACAACAAGCTCAGGTGTACCGCGACGAACTGAAACTCGTCCGGAATCAGCTCGCCGATACCGCTCAGCAGTATGAAGCGGCCAGGATCGCAGCAAACAATGCCCAAAGCTCGGCACGGAATTATCAAGCTTCCGCCCAACTTCGCGGTGGCGCCACGATTCGCGCCAACACGAATTTGACGCAGCAGGCCGGTCGTCTTCAACTCGGCAATTTGCAAGTCCAACCCGACGGTGAGGTCATCCGAGTCATCGTGCCCTCGGACCAATTATTCGCTCCGGGCACCGCCCAACTGCAGCCTCAATCCAGTGCGGTTCTCGATCCAGTTGCGGCTCAACTAAGATCGGTCTTCCCACGACAACGTATCGGGATCGAAGGTTATACCGACAATTCACCTATGTATGGCGGTGCCGTCGGCAGCCCCCATCAACTTACTTCTGCGCAGGCCTCTGCTGTGCTCGATTTATTGACCCGTCGAAATGGCATGCCGACCGACCAATTGTTCATTGTCTCGCAAGGGGCAAACAATCCACGAGGTGATAATTCCAGCCCTGCAGGCCGGGCGACCAACCGTCGAATTGAGTTGGTCATCTATCCTGAAACCTTTTGA
- a CDS encoding acyltransferase family protein: MPSTITIAATLSSVTERGVVRTPHGHLRRAMPVPTPHFAGIDALRAVAAVAVVLLHACVPYARPSMAGLSWSVHDTTSSAITVLFWAIELVIMPIFLVIAGFFAARSITARGGWSVTIDRLRRLGRPLLLAMVFLLPVEFYIWMLGWLADGVVSWRSVRRIKFEAGIDRNLWGLSHLWFLQYLMTYLVILAVVWPRLRSWSGRSIARYGLPCLFAAAVISLAMRPEVVWGFQHSFLPVLSKWIYSGAFFATGVLWFQLDPQLTRIAAGGQRLLGPGALLGVAAVSMGIWWLDAAGEPQAWLHGGWGDASMTEGIPTRLGGFPIGGVWMRSGLAFLTVTAAAVLTFAFIGVASTRIRPLGPLMSSLAAGSFLIYLLHHPVVSLVHIASKFGLPGISPLAKVTLATTLGVAAGWSVSWLAVRRRLETEERTDATRSIPFPRADEAGEQSTKAA, translated from the coding sequence ATGCCTTCCACAATAACAATTGCTGCGACGCTTTCATCGGTAACAGAGAGAGGAGTGGTCCGCACTCCCCACGGGCATCTGCGGCGAGCGATGCCGGTACCGACGCCGCACTTTGCGGGCATTGATGCGCTGCGTGCGGTGGCGGCAGTGGCAGTGGTGCTCCTGCACGCTTGCGTTCCGTACGCTCGACCCTCGATGGCTGGTTTGAGTTGGAGCGTGCACGACACCACCAGTTCAGCGATCACGGTTCTGTTCTGGGCCATCGAGCTGGTGATCATGCCGATATTTTTGGTGATTGCGGGCTTCTTCGCCGCTCGCAGTATCACAGCGCGGGGAGGTTGGTCGGTAACCATAGACCGGCTACGGCGGTTGGGCCGACCCTTGTTGTTAGCCATGGTTTTCCTGCTGCCGGTTGAATTCTACATCTGGATGCTGGGATGGCTCGCCGACGGCGTGGTCTCCTGGCGCAGCGTCCGCCGAATCAAATTTGAGGCTGGGATCGATCGCAATCTGTGGGGGCTGAGCCATCTCTGGTTTCTACAGTATCTGATGACCTATCTCGTGATTTTGGCAGTGGTATGGCCACGGCTCCGCAGCTGGTCAGGTCGTTCCATCGCTCGCTATGGATTGCCATGCTTGTTTGCTGCCGCGGTAATCTCCTTAGCGATGCGTCCAGAGGTGGTGTGGGGGTTCCAGCACTCGTTTCTACCAGTGCTGTCGAAATGGATTTATAGTGGGGCATTCTTCGCGACTGGAGTGCTGTGGTTTCAACTCGACCCGCAGCTGACTCGCATCGCGGCGGGTGGACAGCGGCTCCTCGGTCCCGGCGCACTGCTGGGCGTGGCGGCTGTGAGCATGGGAATTTGGTGGTTGGATGCCGCCGGCGAGCCGCAGGCGTGGCTGCATGGTGGCTGGGGTGATGCATCGATGACGGAGGGTATCCCAACGCGATTAGGTGGATTTCCAATTGGCGGTGTGTGGATGCGCAGCGGCTTGGCATTTTTAACAGTGACGGCGGCAGCCGTATTGACGTTTGCCTTTATCGGCGTGGCATCGACGCGCATCCGGCCCCTCGGACCGCTGATGTCGTCGTTAGCGGCCGGTTCCTTTCTGATCTACCTGCTACATCACCCCGTTGTCAGCTTGGTGCATATCGCTAGCAAGTTTGGTCTGCCGGGCATTTCGCCGCTGGCGAAAGTCACGCTGGCGACAACACTGGGTGTGGCAGCAGGTTGGTCGGTCAGCTGGCTAGCGGTCCGCCGTCGCTTGGAAACGGAGGAGCGGACTGATGCCACTCGCTCGATCCCATTCCCGCGTGCCGATGAGGCAGGTGAGCAATCGACGAAGGCGGCGTAG
- a CDS encoding peptidylprolyl isomerase, producing the protein MVYRNFTFVLVALFASASSFCSAQVPSNPAVAVDPASDATQAEVTKKVYFDISIGGKPAGRVVIGLFGKDVPKTVENFRALCTGEKGAGKAGVPLDYEGSAFHRVIPGFMLQGGDFTAGNGTGGESIYGRTFPDENFKFKHSVPGLLSMANAGPNTNGSQFFITTVPTPHLNGHHVVFGRVIEGMDVVKKVEAQGSDSGRTRSLIKITEAGELK; encoded by the coding sequence ATGGTTTACCGTAATTTCACGTTCGTGCTGGTCGCGTTGTTCGCATCCGCATCGTCGTTCTGCTCGGCTCAGGTGCCCTCGAACCCGGCCGTTGCTGTGGATCCGGCTTCCGATGCCACCCAAGCGGAAGTGACCAAAAAGGTCTATTTTGACATCTCGATCGGCGGTAAGCCGGCCGGACGCGTCGTGATCGGATTGTTCGGGAAGGACGTTCCCAAGACGGTCGAAAACTTCCGTGCGTTATGCACCGGCGAAAAGGGTGCAGGAAAGGCAGGCGTGCCGCTGGATTATGAAGGCAGCGCATTTCATCGCGTGATTCCCGGATTCATGTTGCAGGGTGGTGACTTCACCGCTGGCAACGGAACGGGCGGCGAAAGCATCTATGGGCGCACGTTCCCCGACGAAAATTTCAAGTTCAAGCATTCCGTCCCCGGCTTGCTCAGCATGGCAAACGCGGGACCGAACACCAACGGTTCGCAGTTCTTCATCACGACCGTACCCACCCCCCATCTCAATGGTCATCACGTTGTCTTTGGTCGTGTGATTGAAGGCATGGATGTGGTGAAGAAGGTCGAAGCCCAAGGTTCGGACTCCGGCCGGACCCGCAGTTTGATCAAGATCACTGAAGCGGGCGAGCTGAAATAG